One stretch of Tolypothrix sp. NIES-4075 DNA includes these proteins:
- a CDS encoding helix-turn-helix domain-containing protein: MKVNNSTSARSSSVSPLSTSFDAAIKRYRISAKELSKLTGVSENHISEFRRSKCDVSTTILYKLLDGMESLASGSRQYFCQLMSGQQQSPNSLRQSLVDIIEVAEEDELLDAMGAIANRFRHLRNYSDVSASPTLLEVQ; this comes from the coding sequence ATGAAAGTTAACAACTCTACTTCGGCTAGGTCTTCGTCTGTGTCTCCTCTTTCTACGTCGTTTGATGCGGCGATAAAGCGATATAGGATTAGTGCCAAAGAGCTGTCTAAGTTAACTGGAGTTTCTGAAAATCACATTAGTGAATTTCGCCGGAGTAAGTGTGATGTCAGCACTACCATTCTCTACAAGTTGCTGGATGGCATGGAAAGTCTTGCTTCTGGCTCTAGGCAGTATTTTTGTCAGTTGATGTCAGGTCAGCAGCAGTCGCCTAATTCTTTAAGACAATCGCTAGTTGACATAATTGAGGTTGCCGAAGAAGATGAACTTTTGGATGCAATGGGTGCGATCGCCAATCGCTTTCGCCATCTCCGTAATTATTCTGATGTTTCCGCGTCGCCAACTTTGTTAGAAGTGCAGTAA
- the dnaB gene encoding replicative DNA helicase codes for MYANQDNVLQFASSASKIPPQCLEAEEAILGGIMLDPNAIMRVRDSLMPKHFYLNAHARIYDAALKLNAQEKPTDMLVVISYLSDNKLLEIIGGRTKLFNLLDKCVSAVNIDALADLVISKWKRRELGRLGTIAIPLQHKSDSEVPLEQAFEQLQIHLTNLQLGQNPASSTSHISLVMIDAYQQIEERNQGLTLPGIPTGFYDLDALISGGMNRGDLVIIAGRPSMGKSAIAAQIGFNVASYQNLPVVLFSLEMSKTQIAMRMLSGEANIESNYLKTGRISDSQWQPLAQAVSDISTLPIYLNECATPSLSYFEAECRKVMATEQRELGLVVIDYLQLMSGEGGNRNNEIAAITRGLKRLAMKLSVPIICLSQLSRAVESRPNKRPILSDLRDSGGIEQDGDKVIMLYRDEYYNLDSPERGICEVIIAKHRDGSTGTIKLLFDSQFTKFKSLARASW; via the coding sequence ATGTACGCAAATCAAGACAACGTGCTTCAGTTTGCTTCATCTGCAAGCAAAATACCACCGCAGTGCTTAGAAGCTGAAGAGGCGATACTAGGGGGCATAATGCTCGACCCTAATGCAATAATGCGCGTGCGTGACAGCCTTATGCCAAAACATTTTTACTTAAATGCCCATGCTCGAATTTATGACGCAGCACTAAAACTCAACGCCCAGGAAAAGCCTACAGATATGCTTGTGGTCATATCCTATCTGTCGGATAACAAGTTACTAGAAATTATAGGCGGTCGAACCAAGTTATTTAATTTGCTTGACAAGTGCGTTAGCGCGGTCAACATTGACGCACTAGCTGATTTAGTAATCAGTAAATGGAAGCGCCGCGAATTGGGAAGGCTGGGTACTATTGCAATTCCATTGCAACACAAATCAGACTCAGAAGTACCACTAGAACAGGCTTTTGAGCAGTTGCAAATACACCTGACCAATTTGCAACTTGGGCAAAATCCAGCATCCAGTACAAGTCATATCTCTCTTGTGATGATTGATGCGTACCAACAGATAGAGGAAAGAAATCAAGGACTAACTCTACCGGGCATTCCCACTGGTTTCTATGACCTTGATGCATTAATAAGCGGTGGTATGAATCGCGGCGACTTGGTAATTATTGCTGGTCGCCCATCGATGGGAAAAAGTGCCATCGCAGCGCAGATTGGCTTTAATGTCGCTTCATATCAAAATCTCCCAGTGGTGCTGTTTTCTTTGGAAATGTCGAAAACTCAAATTGCCATGCGAATGCTTTCGGGTGAAGCAAATATTGAAAGCAATTATCTGAAAACTGGGCGCATTAGCGATAGTCAATGGCAGCCATTAGCGCAAGCAGTATCAGATATATCAACACTACCGATATATCTTAACGAGTGCGCTACACCATCCCTAAGTTATTTTGAAGCTGAATGCCGCAAAGTTATGGCAACCGAACAACGCGAATTAGGGCTTGTGGTAATTGATTATTTGCAATTGATGTCCGGTGAGGGCGGCAACCGCAACAACGAAATAGCTGCAATTACACGCGGGTTGAAGCGCCTAGCGATGAAGCTTTCTGTACCTATCATTTGTCTTTCTCAACTTTCGCGTGCTGTCGAATCAAGACCCAATAAGCGCCCCATACTCTCAGATTTGAGGGACAGCGGTGGAATTGAGCAGGACGGGGACAAGGTAATCATGCTGTACCGCGATGAATACTACAACTTAGATTCACCCGAACGGGGTATATGCGAAGTAATTATAGCTAAACATCGCGACGGTTCGACGGGAACAATAAAACTACTGTTTGATAGCCAATTTACTAAGTTTAAAAGCTTGGCTCGTGCCAGCTGGTAA